CGCAATGAATACGTTTTCCGAAACTTACAATGGGGTATTGAATAGAGCGGAATCGGTATCTTACTATGGTATTATAGGAACATTATTTGTTATCGTTGGTGTTTTTTCCGCTATTCACAAATTCATTTTTGTTAAAATATCGAGATACTCTTCAAACGGCAGAAACGGCATATGCATATTTAGTTTGATTGTATGTGTATTTGCGGTGGTTTATAGCTTGGGCCTCAATACACCTTTATATGAAATTCTGTATGGAAATTTACCCGGATTTTCTCTCTTCCGTAGACCTGTCGATGCAATGTTCATCGTAACCATAAGTGTCGCAATACTGGGGGCGAATGGTTCAGAATACGTATTGGGCAAATTCAAGCCCCTTTACTCCAACGCTGGATATCGAGTTCTTACGATATGCTTATTGATAATTTTTAGCGTATGGGATCTTGGAAGGTATACGCTCACTCCGAACTTTACAAATGGCGCTCCTAGTGATGCTAAATACTTATCTGGCGATTTAGACCATTCAGCTAATTGGCTTCGTAACAATCTTAAGCAGCTGGGACAGCCAGACTGGCGAGTTGCTTTCGATCAAGCTGGACCATACACGCCAAATATGCCTGCGGTGTCTCATTTCTATTCGATTAATGGATACAATCCGTTAGTGAATGCTCGTTACAACGAAGTGTTTGGTACCACGCTCGACCCGTACGCGCCGCAGCCTTTTTCGAAATGGAACTCTGACTTCGATTCGCCATTGTTCGCGATGCTCAGTGTAAAATACGTGGTTACCGAGATTGGAAGTTTGGCTGATAAACGCGCGCGGAACTCTCATTTGACACCAGCATACACTTCGGACGGAAAAGATTATTGGGAGAACCCAAATCGAGTTCCGCGTCTTTTCAGTCCAAGTGCAGTCTTGCCCACCACTGTAGACCAGGCCGCGCACGCGACAGCATCCATCTCAGATCCAGCTGAAACAATCGTCATCGAAGCGAATAAAGACATCATCAACGAGTGTTCTTCGACGAAGATCACAGACTTGAAAATAACGAAGTATCGCAATACGGACGTATATCTGAGTGCATATGTAACCGCTAGATCTGGCTGGGTTGTACTTACGGATCCCGCGACTGCGGGTTGGCATGCCTACATCGACCAGCATGAGGTTCCAATTTATCGTGCTGACGGATACATGAGAGCTATCTGTGTTCCGAGTGGGCAACACAACATATCATTCAGGTTTAGACCATTTATGCAGATATTAAGTCATTTCACGGGGATTTCTCCATATAGATATAAGAGGTGGTCCCATCCCTTAGGACAGCTTTACGGGCCTGATAAGTTATAGCCGGTTTTTGTCATGCCGCCAGGTTGGCGGTGTTGCTGTTGGCCATTGGGTCCAGGGTTAATCCCGGACCCAACGGTGTCGGCGCATTATGACACGCCTCATCGGGCGTGCGTTCAGCCAAAGCCGAACGCTGCCTGTGGTGCGATCTATGCTGATGCGGATCTGGCGCTTCTCCAGCACGTTCGCGAACCGGGGCCTCCTGCAACGCCTCGATGCAGAACTCACCTGAATATCGTTTCCGTTTAACCTTGCTCATAAACCCGTCTCTTCTCAGGCGGGTCTATAGCTTACGCCACTGTCCAAAAATTGGGGGCCACCTCTCTCGCATTACAACAGACAGCGTCTGCATTCGGCAATGGGTGGACGCTCGCTCGTCGGGGCGTATCATGTCATTCTCTCGGCAGGAGCTTAGACCGCGCATATGTCCAGTTATGGTTTTGTCCTCC
The sequence above is drawn from the Asaia bogorensis NBRC 16594 genome and encodes:
- a CDS encoding YfhO family protein; this translates as MKNIFSVLLISILWIYMYLEWIVGRVIIPYDSLDEFYPFTYFISQSYRNGQAPWWNPYNFVGFPIISDPQALIFSPLVMLPMAMISNPTPHYFDIVILFHVLICALGVYFLLRFERFSVGSSLFGAVIALGGGCLPARLEHSALIVSTATLPWFALAFCAVVRRPTLLRSLGLGVATGWMGLHLVQTTFLAVYIATFFCVTLAIRRILFKGELSKLFMSLGFAALIAVMICGVQIASLFTFLEDTTRTKLPVMASAASSAPLRLILTFIDPNAMNTFSETYNGVLNRAESVSYYGIIGTLFVIVGVFSAIHKFIFVKISRYSSNGRNGICIFSLIVCVFAVVYSLGLNTPLYEILYGNLPGFSLFRRPVDAMFIVTISVAILGANGSEYVLGKFKPLYSNAGYRVLTICLLIIFSVWDLGRYTLTPNFTNGAPSDAKYLSGDLDHSANWLRNNLKQLGQPDWRVAFDQAGPYTPNMPAVSHFYSINGYNPLVNARYNEVFGTTLDPYAPQPFSKWNSDFDSPLFAMLSVKYVVTEIGSLADKRARNSHLTPAYTSDGKDYWENPNRVPRLFSPSAVLPTTVDQAAHATASISDPAETIVIEANKDIINECSSTKITDLKITKYRNTDVYLSAYVTARSGWVVLTDPATAGWHAYIDQHEVPIYRADGYMRAICVPSGQHNISFRFRPFMQILSHFTGISPYRYKRWSHPLGQLYGPDKL